From the Mycoplasma putrefaciens KS1 genome, the window GCTTTTAATGCTGATTTTGATGGAGATCAAATGGCTGTTCACGTGCCAATCACTAAAGAAGCAATTGCTGAATCAAGAGCTTTAATGTTGGGTTCAAACGCAATTTTAGGTCCAAAAGATGGAAAAGCAATTGTTACTCCAGGTCAAGATATTATCTTAGGTAATTACTATGTAACAACTGAAGAAAAAGATCTTAAAGGTCAAGCAATGATGTTTGCTACTTTACAAGAAGCATTTCTTGCTTATAAAACTGGTCAAGTATCATTAAATGCTTTAATTGGAATTGCTATTTCAGCTCTTCCAAAAGAAAAGTTTGCTGATGAAAAAACCAGAGCAAATTCTTATCTATTAACAACAGTTGGTAAATTATACTTTAACGAAATCTTTGATAAAACTTTCCCATGAATTAATTCAAATAATATTTGAAATGCCGAACAAGTTCTGTCTGAATTTATTTATAACTTTGATCAAAATATTCATGATGTAATTAATAACGTTGAAATTCAACAGCCAATTAAGAAAAAAGAACTATCAATTATTATTGAAAGATATTTCCAAGCTTATGGTGCTAGAAAAACTGCTGAAATGCTAGATAAAATGAAAGATTTAGGATTTTATTTCTCAACCAAGTCTGGAACAACTATTTCAGCTGGAGATGTTGTTGCGTTTACTCATAAATATGATGAGTTTAAACAAGCAGATCTTAAAGTTGAACAAATTACTCAATACTACAATATGGGGATGTTAACAGCCAGCGAAAAAAAACGTAGAATTATTGAAGTTTGATCGACAATTAAAGATAACATTCAAAACGAATTATCTTCAGAATTACGTAAAGATCTTAAAAACCCAATCTTTGTAATGGTAGATTCTGGAGCACGTGGTAATGTTTCTAACTTTACTCAGTTAGTTGGTATGCGTGGATTGATGAATGACACCAAAGGAGATATTAAAGAAATTCCTATTAAATCATCATTTCGTGAGGGACTAACAGTGTCTGAGTACTTTGTTTCAACTCACGGTGCAAGAAAAGGTATGGCCGATATTGCCTTAAAAACTGCCGACTCAGGATATCTAACTAGAAGATTAGTTGATGTTAGTCAAGAAATTGTAGTAGTAAATCAAGATTGTGAACCAACTAAAGGATTTGAAGTTTCAGCAATTATTGATACTAAACACGATAATGTTATCGTGCCATTAAAAGACAGATTAAATGGTCGTTTCACATTTACTGATATTTACGATGATCAAAATAATTTAATCGTTGCTGCTAATACGATGATTGATAAAGATATTGCTGAAAAAATTGTTGACGCAGGAATTACTTCTGTGCTTATTCGTTCGGTATTAACTTGTGATAATAAACGTGGTGTTTGTCAAAGATGTTATGGTCGTAACTTAGCTACAGCTTTATTAGTAAATATTGGTGAACCTGTAGGAGTAGTTGCTGCTCAATCAATTGGTGAACCAGGAACACAACTTACTATGCGTAACTTCCATACAGGAGGAGTTGCTGGTAATGCTGATATTACTCAAGGTCTACCACGTATTAAAGAACTACTTGACGTTACAACACCAAAAGGATCAGTTGCAATTATTTCAGAAATTGATGGTATTGTCACTAGAATTGAAGATCACAACGGAATTTATGTGATAACTGTGACTGGTGAAAATGACACCATAAGAAAATACAAAACAGACTTTAACTCAATTCTTCGTGTTGAAGAACATGACCATGTACAAGCAGGTCAAAAACTAACTGAAGGTGCAATTGATTTACACCAATTACTTGAAGTTGGTGGAATTCAAGATGTTCAAAACTACATTTTAAAAGAAGTTCAAAAAGTTTATCGTTTACAAGGTATTGAAATTTCAGACAAATACATTGAAATTATTATTAAACAAATGTTGAACAAAGTAAAAATTACTGATAGTGGAGATTCTAATTTATTACCTGGTGAAATTGTTACAATTCAAAGCTGAAAAGAAGCTGTGCAAGAATGTATTATTAATGGACAAAAACCACCATTATCAATAGCTCAAATTTTTGGTATTAAAAAAGCGCCATTAGAATCAGACTCTTGATTATCTTCTGCATCATTTCAAGATACTGCTAGAGTATTAACAAAAGCAATTATTAAAGGAAAAGAAGATAAACTAGAAGGATTAAAAGAAAACATTATGTTAGGAAACTTGATCCCTGCTGGTACTGGTTTAACTGGAACTGCTGAAGTTGAACAATTAGCTGAAAAATACCACAATAACGAATATTAATAATAATATTTTAATCTCACATAAGGTGAGATTTTTTAATTCTAATTAAAAATAATATATTGTAAAATTACATTATATGTTTTTTAAGGAGAAGTTTTATGAAGAATAAATATAAGTCGTTAGTTGTTGTGGGAAGTCAGTGAGGAGATGAAGGGAAGGGAAAAATTACTGATTATTTTGCACAAAAAGCAGATGCTGTTGTGAGATTTGCTGGTGGAGATAATGCTGGTCATATGATTGAATTTAATCATAAACGCCATAAAGTAACTATTGTTCCATCAGGAGTTTTCAACCCTAAAGTTAAAAACATTATCGGTAATGGGACTGTTATTAATTTAAGAAATTTAGTTGCTGAAATTAAAAAATTAAATGATGCCCAGATTGATACTTCAAATGTTTTTGTTTCAGATAGAGCACATTTAATTTTTGATTGACACATACTATTAGATCAATTACAAGAAGAACAAAGACAAGAACAAAAAATCGGCACAACAAAACGAGGAATTGGACCTACTTATTCAGATAAAGCTGCCAGATATGGGATTAGAATTTGTGATATTAATCAACCAAATTTTAAAAATATCTTAAAAGAAAATTTTGACTATCATAATCAAATGATTACTAAAGTATATAATCATGAACCATTAAATTTTGATGATATTTATCATGATTTAATGAATAATTTCAATTTTATAAAAAATAATATTATTGACTCAGGATATGAAGTTTCAAACTTGATTGATCAGAATAAGTTTGTTTTATTTGAAGGAGCACAAGGTGTTTTACTAGATATTGATCACGGAACTTATCCGTTTGTAACTTCATCAAACTGTTCAGCAAATAATGCTTCAATCGGGGTAGGAATTCATGCAAAACAAATTAATAAAGTTGTAGGAATTGTTAAAGCTTATAATACACGTGTTGGATCAGGGGCAATGCCAACTGAAATACATGACCAACTAGCTGATAAATTAAGAGAACGTGGAAGAGAGTATGGTTCTAATACTGGAAAGCCACGTAGAATTGGATGATTAGATCTAGTGGCTTTAAAATATGCAATTAGAGTTGGTGGAATTGATGAATTATTTTTAACTCTACTTGATGTTTTAGATACTGAAAAAACAATTAAGATTTGTATAGCATACCAGTTAGACGGTAAAGTTATTGATTCAATACCAGCTAGCGATTTAGACTTTAAAAGATGTCAACCAATTTATCAAGAAGTTGCTGGATGAAATCAAGATATTAGTAAAGTGACTTCATTTGACCAACTACCTGATAATGCCAAAAATTACATTAAAAAAATTCAAAAAATTGTTAAAGTTCCTTTCTTAGGTTTTTCAGTTGGTCCAGACCGTAACCAAACAATTTTAATTAAAGGAGAATTTGATGATTAAGAGATATCAAGTTGAAGAAATCACAAAAATTTGAAGTGATCAAAATAAATATGATACTTGGCTAAAAATTGAACAACTAGTTTGTCAAGCTTGAGAAAGTCTAGGCTATATTAAACAAAGCGAAATTTTTAACATCAATAATAATTTGAAAGTTGATTTAAATAGAATGTTAGAAATCGAAAGTCAAACCAAACACGATGTGGTTGCTTTTACTAGAATGCTTTCTGAACAACTAGGAAGTGAAAGCAAATGAATTCATTTAGGAATTACTTCAACTGATGTTGTTGATACTGCTCAAAACTATCTAATCAAACAATCAAATCAATTTGTCAGCAAAGAATTAGAAAACATAAGTTACACTCTTAAACGATTAGCTATTGAAAACAAACAACAATTAATCATGGGTCGAACTCATGGAATGTATGGCGAACCAACAAGTTTAGGTTTAAAATTTGCTTTATGATATGATGAAATGCAAAGACATATTAGACGTTTTGAACTAGCCAGACAAGATATTGAAATTACTAAAATTTCAGGATCAATGGGTAATTATGCCAATCTAGAACCTGAAATTGAAGAATTTGTTGCTAAAAAATTACAAATGAAAGTTGATAGTTTATCAACACAAGTTTGTCAAAGAGATAGACACATATTTTTAATTGAAGTGTTTGCAAATATTGCTTCAACTCTAGAAAAAATGTCAACTGAAATTAGATTATTACAAAGAAGTGATGTTAATGAATTAGCAGAAGGTTTTAGTAAAAATCAAAAAGGAAGTTCATCAATGCCACACAAAAAAAATCCTATTTCAAGTGAAAACATTGCTGGGTTAAGTCGTTATATTAAATCTCAAGTGTTAACAGTTTTAGAAAATAATAATTTATGACACGAAAGAGATATTTCTCACTCTTCAAATGAAAGAATTTATTTACCAGATGTTTTTAATCTTTTAGTTTATACATTAAAAAGAATGAACGACACACTATCAAATTTAGTTATCAATAAAAAACAAATGTTAGAACATATTTCTCAAGCAAAAAACATTTACTTTTCTCAAAGAATATTGACTTATGTTTTGATCAATTTCAAAAACATTACTAGAGAAGAAATTTATGATAATGTACAAAAAATCACTTTAGAATGTTTAGAAAATAACTTAGATTTTAAAGCCGAAATTTTAAAAAGTTATCTAGCTGAATGTCTTTCATTTAAAGAATTAGAAGAACTTTTTGATAACAAATTCTTTTTAAGACATGTTGATTATATTTTTAAAAAAGTTTTTGATTAACCGTATCATCTTTTAATTAGATGATTTTTATTTATTTATCTAGTCCATATACTCCATGATCTAGAACAAAGACATTTTTATATCCTAAATTTCTCAAATGTCTAGCTGTTAGTGCTGATCGATTTCCGTGATTGCAAACAATAACTAGTTTTTCATCTAAATTTGGCCATCTAAATTCTGGGTTATTTAAAACCATTGGATAAGAAATATTTAAACTAGGTTCAAATCTTTTAAAATTCCTATATTCATAATCATCTCTAACATCAATTACTTGTCATCCTTGGCCAAGCAACTGGTAAAATTCTTCATTTGAAATGCTGTACTTAGACATATTTATTCACCCTTTGACATTTTAGTTATTATAAAATGTTTTTAAGATTGTTGTAAAATATTTTTAAAATGGAGGGTTGAAGATGAATAAGATTTATATAGGAAATGATCATACTGCAGTTGAGATGAAAAATGCTATTAAAAAGCACTTAATTGATAAAGGATACGAAGTTATTGACTTAGGAAATAATGATGGACAATCATGCAATTACGCTTCAATTGGACTAGATGTTGCCAAACATGTTGTTAAAGATAAAGATAGTAAAGGTATTGTAATTTGTGGATCTGGAGTGGGAATTAGCATTGCTGCTAATAAGGTGCAAGGAGCCAGAGCTGCATTAGTTTATGAAGAACAAATTGCTAAGTTATCACGTTTGCATAATGATGCTAACATTTTAGCAACAGGGGCAAGATTCATTGCCGTTGATAAAGCAATTAGCTTAGTTGATGCCTTTTTAGAAACTGAATTTGAAGATGGACGTCATACAGAAAGGGTTAAGACACTAAATGAATTCAAAAATTAACGAAAAAATTTTAGACTCTTTAAAAAAAGAATTAACAAGACAACAAACACATATTGAATTGATTGCATCTGAAAATTTTGTTTCAGAAGCTGTTTTGCAATTAAATGGTTCTGTTTTAACAAATAAGTATGCTGAAGGATATCCAAATAAAAGGTATTATGGTGGTTGTGAGTTTATTGATGAAATTGAAAGCTTAGGAATCGAAACTGTCAAAAAATTATTTGATGCAGACCATGCAAACATTCAACCCCATTCAGGTAGCTCAGCAAATGAAGCGGCTTATAGAGCAATTCTTGAACATGGAGATAAGGTAGTTGCTATGAGTTTAGATGCAGGTGGGCATTTAACTCATGGCTATCCAATTAATTTTTCTGGTTCAAGTTATGATTTTAGATTTTATGGAGTGAGCAAAGAAACTGAACAGTTGGATTATGATGAAATTGAAAGAATTGTTTTAGAACATAAGCCAAAATTAGTTGTTGCAGGAGCTAGTGCTTATTCACGAATTATTGACTTTAAAAAGTTTCGTGAAATTGCTGACAAAGTTGGTGCAATGTTAATGGTTGATATGGCTCACATTGCAGGCTTAGTAGCTGCTAAACTTCATCCAAATCCAATGCAATATGCCGATATTGTCACAACAACTACTCACAAAACTTTAAGAGGAGCACGTGGTGGAGTTATTTTGTGTAAACAACAATATGCTAAAAAAATTGACTCAGCTGTCTTTCCCGGATCACAAGGTGGACCACTAGAAAATCAAATTGCCGGAAAAACTCAAGCCTTTTTAGAAGCTTCAACTCCAGAATTTGTTGAGTATGCTCGTCAAATTATTGCTAATACTAAAGCGCTTGCTTTAGTTTTACAAGAACAAGGATTTAGATTAGTGGCCGGAGGATCAGATAATCACCTGTTAACTATTGATGTTAAATCAACTATTGGAATTACTGGAAAAGAAGCTGAAAAAATTCTTGAAAAGGTTGGGATTATTGTTAATAAAAATATGATTCCTTTCGATCAAGAAAAACCTTTTTACACTTCAGGAATTAGATTAGGAACTCCTGCAATGACAACTAGAGGATTTACTGAAGAAACTTTTAAACAAGTTGGTTTAATTATCTCTAGTGCATTAAAAAATAGAACAGAAGAAAATTGGATTGAATTGTCTAAACAAGTTCTTGAGATTTGTGAAAATTATCCAATTTATCAAAATATTAAATATTAATTTTAAGTACTCTTTTTGAGTATTTTTTTTGTATCAATTATTTTGGAAATGATATACAATATAAGTTAATGTATAAAAAGGAGAAAAATATGGCATTTACAGAAATTAAGCACCCACTTATTATTGACAAATTAACTCGTATGAGAAAAGTTGAAACCTCATCAAAAGATTTCAGAGAAAACTTAAATGAAATTGCCCAGTTAATGGTTTATGAGATTTTTAGAGATTTAAAATTAACAGCAATTGAAATTGAAACACCAATTAAAAAAACTACAGGTTACACTATTGATCATCCGATTGTCTTAGTTCCTATTTTAAGAGCCGGAATCGGTATGTTAGATGGAATTCAAACATTAATACCAACAGCAAGAGTTGCTCATATTGGTTTGTATAGAGATGAAGAAACTTTAGAAATTCACCAATATTTTGCAAAAACAACTAAAGATATTCAAAATAGTTATGTGATCGTAGTTGATCCGATGTTAGCAACAGGTGGAAGTGCTTGCAAAGCAATTGATATTGTCAAGGAATGAGGAGCAAAAAATATTAAATTTGTTTGTTTAGTAGCGGTTGAAAACGGTATTAAAAAATTACAAGAAAGACACCCGGATGTTGAAATTTATGCAGCCTCAAAAGATGAGTATTTAAATGATAAAGGATACATTGTTCCAGGTCTAGGAGATGCTGGAGATAGAATTTTTGGTACAAAATAATAATAATAATAATAATAAAAATTCAAGTAGCGTTTATGACGCTATTTTTTATTTGTAACCTTTTAAAAGATAAGTTACTTAGTCTTAGAGTAATAAAAAAACTTATAGATGATAGTCATAAAAATTGATTTAAAACATTATTTTCAAATTTAGCTAAATTAAGATATCAGCATTAACTAAAAATAGCTTATTATAATCATTTGCTTGTAAATATTTGTTATCACTCAATTAATATTTAAGACCTAAAAATTTTATTTAGTTAACAAAATGAAACTAAAACTGTCCGATAAATAATGATTCAATTGCATAAAAGGCCAAATTACAAGTTTGTTTCTAGTTTAGTAGAAGTACTTATCAGAATTAATATTTTAGTTATATAAAAAAAGGAGTAAAATTAACATGTGGATCATCATATTTCGAAAGATTCTAAATAAAATTATGCTAAAACAAATATTTGCTAGAAACCTAACAAAAAAAGCGCTAATGGTTAATTCTATATGATCGGTATTTTATGTTATTGTTTTTGTTATATTGGTTGGCACAAAAACAATAAAATGAAATTGATTAACTGGTCTAATTCTAGGTCAGACAACAAGCTTTTTGGGTTTATTGTCATTGTTTTATACAAGAGAATTAGTTATAAAATATGAAAATCCTTTTTTATTTTATTTTATGTTTTTGATTAGAATCGGAATTTATGTTATTCCATTTTTTCTATCTTTAGTATTATGTGATGGAAAAATTTTTGCTTATTTAGGTATTTTAATTGGTATGACTAGTCTGTTTAGTTGACCAATAAGTGGGTATTTAAATAATAAAAAGTCTCAAAAGAAAGGAGGAAACTAGTAAAAATGACATTGCTATCAATTACTGAAGATCTAAATAAATGAAAAGAACTAACCGGTGCATTAACTACTATTTGTATTGTAACAATCATTATTTGTTCAATTTCAATTATTTATAATAAAAAGATTAGAAACTATAAAATTGATGAAAAAATGTCAGGATTTTTAGTACTTATCAGCACATTTGTAATTAATGTTGAGAATATTGTTACTTCTATTTTAGGTAAAAAGTACAAGTTTTTTACCCCTTATGCAATGTATTTGTTAGCTTACATTTTTATTGGATCAGTAGTTTCACTGTTAGGATTAGAATCCCAAACAACTTCTTTTACCGTTACATTTTCTATGGGTATGGTTACATTTGTGATGATTTATTATTTTGGATTTAAATATCAAAAACTATCATTTTTGAAACGTTATTTAAATCCAATAGAATTGATCTCTCAATTTACACCACTACTTTCTATTTCGTTTCGTTTGTTTGGTAACATTTTGGGTGGTTCTATTATTTTAGGTTTATTGTATGCATTATTAATTGGTTTTCAATTAAGTTGAGCAACTGATAATATTCAAGATGCTAATGGTATGCAACGTTGAGTAGCATATGCAATTTGAAATCCATCAGAATTTGCAGATGGTTGAAAATTACAATATAAATATTTTTGAGCAGGTTTAAACGTATTCACGACCCCAATTACACCATTTTTACATCTGTATTTTGATTTATTTGATGGATTGATCCAATCAGTAGTGTTTACAATGTTAACACTTTCTTATTGAGCTGAACAAATTGAAGGCCAAGAAAAACATCATAACCAAAATTCGGAACAAAAAACTAAACCGAAATTGTTGAATTGAAATTTTAAAAAGCAAAGACAAATTATTGAATTTAATTAAAGGAGGATTGCTATGTTATATACAGCATTTGTTTCAAACATACTAGCTAACTATATCTCAGCTTTAGTTGTTATTCTACCAAATCTATTGGCAGCTAAAGATACCGCACAAGGTTTACAATATGTTGGAGCAGGAGTTGCAACTATTGGAGTTTTTGGAGCAGGAATTGGTCAAGGTGCCATTGGTCAAGGAGCTTGTCTTGCAATTGGAAGAAATCCAGAAATGGCGTCAAAAATTACTTCAACTATGATCATAGCTGCTGGTATTGCTGAGTCTGGAGCTATTTACTCACTAGTTATTGCAATTTTATTAATCTTTGTTGTTTAATGTTTTTAAGAAGGGCTGGTATTAATGTTTTATACATTTAATGGTGTTTTTTTTGGAAGAACTCAAGGAGTTCCTGATATTGTATCTGCACTTTTTCCAAACTTACCTAACTTTATTGCTCACGTGTTAGCAACAATTGTTTTAGTAGTTATTTTATCTAAATTGGTTTATAAACCTTTTAGACAAGCAGTTGACAAACAAAGAGATAAAATTAATGAGATTTTAAGTGATGCAATTGAAAAACAATCGCAAGCAAATACTCAAATTCAACAAGCAAACTTATTATTAGAAGATGCAAAAACCGAATCACTTTCAATTATTAAAACTGCTAAGATTGATGCTGAAGCACAAAAAAATCAAATTCTTAATAGCGCAACAACTCAAGCAAGAAATATTCAAAACCAGGCAAAAACTTCTATTGCTCAAGAAAGACTTAAAGCAGAATCAGAAATTAAACAAACAATTGTTAATTTAGCTTTTGATGCTGCTGAGAAAATACTAAATAAAGAGATTGATAAACAAACAAATAAACAATTAATTGATGAGTTTATTGATAATTTAGACCAATAATTATGATATTAAAAGAAAATGTAATTAATAATTGAGCCACAGCTTTATTAAAGATTGCAATAGAAGAAAATTTAGTTGATCAATTTATTGAACAAGCTGATGTTTTAATAACTGTTTTAAAAAATAGAGATGATTTTGCAATGATTCTAACTTATACAAATAATAAGCAAAAAAAACAATCAGTGAAATTAATTGATGAAACATTTTCTAGTTTTGGTTTTAACTTATATATTATTAACACGATGAAATTATTAGTTGAAAAAAGAGCTTTTATTCATTTTAGAGACATCTTAAAGATCTTGTATAAAAATCTATTAGCAACTAAAAAAATTGCTTCTGGCATTGTTTGATCAACTGATAAGTTAAATAAAAACCAAATTAAATTAATTGAAGCAAAAATTTCAAAACGTATTAGTAAAAAAGTCAATCTAATCAATAAGATTGATCCATCACTGATTGGTGGAGTAAAAGTTTATATAGAAGGTAAAATATTTGATGGTTCTATTCAAGCTAAACTTGAATCAATGAAATATCAAGCCATAAAAAGAGAATAGGAGGTTTAAAATGAGTTTTAACATTAAAGAAATCTCTGAAATAATTGAGCGCCAAATTAAAGACTATGGTAAAAAAGTGATCAAAACAGAACAAGGAACTGTTGTTAGTGTTGGTGATGGTGTTGCTTTAATTTATGGATTAGATAGAGCATTAATGGGCGAATTACTTATTTTTCCTAATGATGTTTATGGTATGGTTTTAAACTTAGAAGAAGGTGCAGTTGGAGCTGTTATTTTAGGTGATGAAACTTTAGTTAAAGAAGGAGATTCTGTTAAAAGATCTAAAAAAGTTGTCCAAACTCCTGTTGGAGATAAGATGATTGGACGTATTATTAATGCACTAGGTCAACCTATTGATGATCTAGGTCCAATTGAATCGACAAAACTAAGACCAGTCGAAAGAGTTGCAACTGGAGTAATGGCTCGTAAATCAGTTTCTGAACCTTTACAAACAGGTATTTTAGCAATTGATGCTGCTATTCCAATTGGTAAAGGTCAACGTGAGTTAATCATTGGAGATCGTCAGACAGGAAAAACTACTATCGCAATTGATGCTATCTTAAATCAAAAAGATAAAAATGTTAAATGTATTTATGTGGCAATTGGTCAAAAAGATTCAACTGTTGTGCAAGTTGTTGAAAAGTTCAAAAAATACGGAGCAATGGAATATACAGTAGTTGTTAATGCAGGAGCTAGCGAGTCAGCACCACTACAATATCTAGCGCCTTATACAGGAGTTACAATTGCTGAAGAGTGAATGGAAAATGGTCATGATGTTTTAATAATTTATGATGATTTATCTAAACATGCAGTTGCTTATCGTGAAATGTCACTTTTATTAAGACGTCCACCAGGACGTGAAGCCTATCCAGGAGATGTCTTTTATTTACACTCACGTTTATTAGAACGCGCAGCTAGAGTTAATGAAAAATACGGCGGAGGATCAATTACTGCACTTCCAATCATTGAAACTCAAGCAGGAGATATTTCTGCTTATATTCCAACCAATGTGATATCAATTACTGATGGACAAATCTTTTTATCAACCGAACTATTTAACCAAGGAGTAAGACCAGCTGTTGATATAGGTCGTTCAGTTTCTCGTGTAGGGTCAGCAGCTCAAATTAAATCTATTAAACAAGTTTCAGGAACCTTAAAATTAGAACTAGCTCAATACTATGAATTAGAGTCATTTGCAAAGTTTGGTTCAGATTTAGATGATTCAACTAAAGAAAAACTTGATCAAGGTGCAAAAATTATTA encodes:
- the rpoC gene encoding DNA-directed RNA polymerase subunit beta'; the protein is MENIKNKKAIKIELANPDTIRSWSHGEVIKPETINYKTLKAEKDGLFDERIFGPTKNYECACGRYKKANPMNKGKKCEKCGVELTEAIVRRERMGHIELEEPVTHIWMLKVAPYRIAALLDLKVKELEEVVYFVSHIVLEAGESKHFAEKEVLDLSSTKITKTREKLRETILEVIEIINDPEHRDTKKANRLLEELNNTNIPFSIDEATSLISKYTGAKFGIGARAVEYLLKKIDLKKEVELIKVELNNPKKNPNDRSKLMKRLETLDSLRRSNQRPEWMVMRVLPVIPPDIRPIIQLDGGRFTTSEINDLYRRIIIRNERLKKVKEMGAPSIIVNNEKRMLQEAVDALLDNERKPKPVQGKNKRPLKSLTSVLKGKQGRFRQNLLGKRVDYSARSVIAIGPDLKMYQAGLPREMAITLFKPFVIQWLQEHEYAENVKVAEKMVLQNDPKIWEALEQVIKERPVLLNRAPTLHRLGIQAFEPKLVKGKAIRLHPLVTTAFNADFDGDQMAVHVPITKEAIAESRALMLGSNAILGPKDGKAIVTPGQDIILGNYYVTTEEKDLKGQAMMFATLQEAFLAYKTGQVSLNALIGIAISALPKEKFADEKTRANSYLLTTVGKLYFNEIFDKTFPWINSNNIWNAEQVLSEFIYNFDQNIHDVINNVEIQQPIKKKELSIIIERYFQAYGARKTAEMLDKMKDLGFYFSTKSGTTISAGDVVAFTHKYDEFKQADLKVEQITQYYNMGMLTASEKKRRIIEVWSTIKDNIQNELSSELRKDLKNPIFVMVDSGARGNVSNFTQLVGMRGLMNDTKGDIKEIPIKSSFREGLTVSEYFVSTHGARKGMADIALKTADSGYLTRRLVDVSQEIVVVNQDCEPTKGFEVSAIIDTKHDNVIVPLKDRLNGRFTFTDIYDDQNNLIVAANTMIDKDIAEKIVDAGITSVLIRSVLTCDNKRGVCQRCYGRNLATALLVNIGEPVGVVAAQSIGEPGTQLTMRNFHTGGVAGNADITQGLPRIKELLDVTTPKGSVAIISEIDGIVTRIEDHNGIYVITVTGENDTIRKYKTDFNSILRVEEHDHVQAGQKLTEGAIDLHQLLEVGGIQDVQNYILKEVQKVYRLQGIEISDKYIEIIIKQMLNKVKITDSGDSNLLPGEIVTIQSWKEAVQECIINGQKPPLSIAQIFGIKKAPLESDSWLSSASFQDTARVLTKAIIKGKEDKLEGLKENIMLGNLIPAGTGLTGTAEVEQLAEKYHNNEY
- a CDS encoding adenylosuccinate synthase; the protein is MKNKYKSLVVVGSQWGDEGKGKITDYFAQKADAVVRFAGGDNAGHMIEFNHKRHKVTIVPSGVFNPKVKNIIGNGTVINLRNLVAEIKKLNDAQIDTSNVFVSDRAHLIFDWHILLDQLQEEQRQEQKIGTTKRGIGPTYSDKAARYGIRICDINQPNFKNILKENFDYHNQMITKVYNHEPLNFDDIYHDLMNNFNFIKNNIIDSGYEVSNLIDQNKFVLFEGAQGVLLDIDHGTYPFVTSSNCSANNASIGVGIHAKQINKVVGIVKAYNTRVGSGAMPTEIHDQLADKLRERGREYGSNTGKPRRIGWLDLVALKYAIRVGGIDELFLTLLDVLDTEKTIKICIAYQLDGKVIDSIPASDLDFKRCQPIYQEVAGWNQDISKVTSFDQLPDNAKNYIKKIQKIVKVPFLGFSVGPDRNQTILIKGEFDD
- the purB gene encoding adenylosuccinate lyase, with product MIKRYQVEEITKIWSDQNKYDTWLKIEQLVCQAWESLGYIKQSEIFNINNNLKVDLNRMLEIESQTKHDVVAFTRMLSEQLGSESKWIHLGITSTDVVDTAQNYLIKQSNQFVSKELENISYTLKRLAIENKQQLIMGRTHGMYGEPTSLGLKFALWYDEMQRHIRRFELARQDIEITKISGSMGNYANLEPEIEEFVAKKLQMKVDSLSTQVCQRDRHIFLIEVFANIASTLEKMSTEIRLLQRSDVNELAEGFSKNQKGSSSMPHKKNPISSENIAGLSRYIKSQVLTVLENNNLWHERDISHSSNERIYLPDVFNLLVYTLKRMNDTLSNLVINKKQMLEHISQAKNIYFSQRILTYVLINFKNITREEIYDNVQKITLECLENNLDFKAEILKSYLAECLSFKELEELFDNKFFLRHVDYIFKKVFD
- a CDS encoding rhodanese-like domain-containing protein → MSKYSISNEEFYQLLGQGWQVIDVRDDYEYRNFKRFEPSLNISYPMVLNNPEFRWPNLDEKLVIVCNHGNRSALTARHLRNLGYKNVFVLDHGVYGLDK
- the rpiB gene encoding ribose 5-phosphate isomerase B; translated protein: MNKIYIGNDHTAVEMKNAIKKHLIDKGYEVIDLGNNDGQSCNYASIGLDVAKHVVKDKDSKGIVICGSGVGISIAANKVQGARAALVYEEQIAKLSRLHNDANILATGARFIAVDKAISLVDAFLETEFEDGRHTERVKTLNEFKN
- the glyA gene encoding serine hydroxymethyltransferase, with the translated sequence MNSKINEKILDSLKKELTRQQTHIELIASENFVSEAVLQLNGSVLTNKYAEGYPNKRYYGGCEFIDEIESLGIETVKKLFDADHANIQPHSGSSANEAAYRAILEHGDKVVAMSLDAGGHLTHGYPINFSGSSYDFRFYGVSKETEQLDYDEIERIVLEHKPKLVVAGASAYSRIIDFKKFREIADKVGAMLMVDMAHIAGLVAAKLHPNPMQYADIVTTTTHKTLRGARGGVILCKQQYAKKIDSAVFPGSQGGPLENQIAGKTQAFLEASTPEFVEYARQIIANTKALALVLQEQGFRLVAGGSDNHLLTIDVKSTIGITGKEAEKILEKVGIIVNKNMIPFDQEKPFYTSGIRLGTPAMTTRGFTEETFKQVGLIISSALKNRTEENWIELSKQVLEICENYPIYQNIKY
- the upp gene encoding uracil phosphoribosyltransferase, which codes for MAFTEIKHPLIIDKLTRMRKVETSSKDFRENLNEIAQLMVYEIFRDLKLTAIEIETPIKKTTGYTIDHPIVLVPILRAGIGMLDGIQTLIPTARVAHIGLYRDEETLEIHQYFAKTTKDIQNSYVIVVDPMLATGGSACKAIDIVKEWGAKNIKFVCLVAVENGIKKLQERHPDVEIYAASKDEYLNDKGYIVPGLGDAGDRIFGTK
- a CDS encoding MG406 family protein; the protein is MWIIIFRKILNKIMLKQIFARNLTKKALMVNSIWSVFYVIVFVILVGTKTIKWNWLTGLILGQTTSFLGLLSLFYTRELVIKYENPFLFYFMFLIRIGIYVIPFFLSLVLCDGKIFAYLGILIGMTSLFSWPISGYLNNKKSQKKGGN